Proteins encoded in a region of the Streptomyces akebiae genome:
- the orn gene encoding oligoribonuclease: protein MNDRMVWIDCEMTGLSLSDDALIEVAALVTDSELNVLGEGVDIVVRPPDSALETMPEVVREMHTASGLLDVLAGGTTLADAEEQVLAYVREHVKEPRKAPLCGNSVGTDRGFLLRDMPALEEYLHYRIVDVSSIKELARRWYPRAYFNSPEKNGNHRALADIRESIAELRYYREAIFVPQPGPDSDTARTIAAKHVLPAG from the coding sequence ATGAACGATCGCATGGTGTGGATCGACTGCGAGATGACCGGCCTCTCGCTGTCGGACGACGCGCTCATCGAGGTGGCCGCCCTCGTCACCGACTCCGAGCTGAACGTGCTCGGCGAAGGAGTCGACATCGTCGTCCGCCCGCCGGACTCGGCGCTGGAGACGATGCCGGAGGTGGTGCGCGAGATGCACACCGCGTCCGGCCTGCTCGACGTGCTGGCCGGCGGCACGACGCTCGCCGACGCCGAGGAGCAGGTCCTGGCGTATGTACGGGAACACGTGAAGGAACCGCGCAAGGCTCCGCTGTGCGGCAACTCGGTGGGCACGGACCGGGGATTCCTCCTGCGGGACATGCCGGCGCTGGAGGAGTACCTCCACTACCGCATCGTGGACGTCTCCTCGATCAAGGAGCTGGCCCGCCGCTGGTACCCGAGGGCGTACTTCAACAGCCCGGAGAAGAACGGCAACCACCGGGCCCTCGCCGACATCCGCGAATCCATCGCCGAACTCCGCTACTACCGCGAGGCGATCTTCGTCCCGCAGCCCGGCCCCGACTCGGACACGGCCCGCACGATCGCCGCGAAGCACGTCCTGCCCGCGGGGTAG
- a CDS encoding LacI family DNA-binding transcriptional regulator: MAGHGARGRSGGRPTLEEVAARAGVGRGTVSRVINGSPRVSDATRAAVEAAVAELGYVPNTAARALAANRTDAIAMVVPEPETRFFAEPYFSDILKGVGAQLSDTEMQLLLIFAGSDRERRRLAQYLAAHRVDGVLLVSVHADDPLPDLLSQLEIPAVISGPRSEHETLPSVDSDNYGGGRSAVEHLIARGRTRIATITGRLDVYGAQRRIEGYRDALEDAGREVDERLIAPGDFTEEGGRRAMRELLARCPDLDAVFVESDVMAAGARQVLREAGLRIPDDVALVGYDDSAIARHMDPPLTSVRQPIVEMGRAMIDLLLDEIADRRPAVSRGLERRQVVLPTELVERDSS; the protein is encoded by the coding sequence GTGGCAGGCCACGGAGCACGAGGCCGGAGCGGTGGGCGGCCGACGTTGGAAGAGGTCGCCGCACGGGCCGGTGTGGGCCGGGGGACGGTGTCCCGGGTGATCAACGGCTCGCCCAGGGTCAGTGACGCGACCCGTGCGGCGGTCGAGGCGGCCGTCGCGGAACTCGGCTACGTCCCCAACACGGCGGCCCGCGCGCTCGCGGCGAACCGCACGGACGCGATCGCGATGGTCGTGCCCGAGCCGGAGACCCGCTTCTTCGCGGAACCGTACTTCTCCGACATCCTCAAGGGCGTGGGCGCCCAGCTGTCCGACACGGAGATGCAGCTCCTGCTGATCTTCGCGGGCAGCGACCGGGAGCGCCGCCGGCTGGCCCAGTACCTCGCCGCGCACCGCGTCGACGGTGTCCTCCTGGTCTCGGTGCACGCGGACGACCCGCTTCCCGATCTGCTGTCGCAACTGGAAATTCCGGCGGTGATCAGCGGCCCGCGCTCGGAGCACGAGACGCTCCCCTCCGTCGACTCCGACAACTACGGCGGCGGCCGCTCGGCGGTGGAGCACCTGATCGCGCGGGGCCGCACCCGCATCGCCACGATCACCGGGCGCCTCGACGTCTACGGTGCCCAGCGGCGCATCGAGGGCTACCGCGACGCCCTGGAGGACGCGGGCCGCGAGGTCGACGAGCGCCTGATCGCCCCCGGTGACTTCACGGAGGAGGGCGGCCGCAGGGCGATGCGGGAACTCCTGGCCCGCTGCCCGGACCTCGACGCGGTCTTCGTCGAGTCCGACGTCATGGCGGCGGGCGCCCGCCAGGTCCTGCGCGAGGCGGGCCTGCGCATACCTGACGACGTCGCCCTCGTCGGCTACGACGACTCGGCGATCGCCCGCCACATGGATCCCCCGCTGACGAGCGTTCGCCAGCCCATAGTGGAGATGGGCCGGGCCATGATCGACCTCCTCCTCGACGAGATCGCGGACCGCCGCCCGGCGGTGTCGCGGGGGTTGGAGCGGCGGCAGGTCGTGCTGCCCACGGAGCTGGTGGAGCGGGATTCCTCCTGA
- a CDS encoding helix-turn-helix domain-containing protein, with the protein MSHDSTAAPEAAARKLSGRRRKEIVAVLLFSGGPIFESSIPLSVFGIDRQDAGVPRYRLLVCAGEEGPLRTTGGLELTAPNGLEAISRAGTVVVPAWRSITSPPPEEALDALRRAHEEGARIVGLCTGAFVLAAAGLLDGRPATTHWMYAPTLAKRYPSVHVDPRELFVDDGDVLTSAGTAAGIDLCLHIVRTDHGNEAAGALARRLVVPPRRSGGQERYLDRSLPEEIGADPLAEVVAWALEHLHEQFDVETLAARAYMSRRTFDRRFRSLTGSAPLQWLITQRVLQAQRLLETSDYSVDEVAGRCGFRSPVALRGHFRRQLGSSPAAYRAAYRARRPQGDKPGDHHDGPHGVPGPSPMAPEHAPVPLQARRTAAASALAPSASLSTEGAKPELYATGRLPGQRSAP; encoded by the coding sequence ATGAGCCACGACTCCACCGCCGCGCCGGAAGCCGCGGCCCGGAAGCTGTCCGGGCGACGCCGCAAGGAGATCGTCGCGGTGCTGCTGTTCAGCGGCGGCCCCATCTTCGAGAGTTCCATACCACTGTCGGTGTTCGGGATCGACCGCCAGGACGCCGGCGTACCGCGCTACCGCTTGCTGGTGTGCGCGGGCGAGGAAGGCCCGCTGCGGACCACAGGGGGCCTGGAACTCACCGCACCGAACGGCCTGGAGGCGATCTCGCGTGCGGGCACGGTGGTCGTGCCCGCATGGCGTTCGATCACCTCACCGCCACCGGAGGAAGCGCTCGACGCACTGCGCCGAGCGCACGAAGAGGGTGCCCGCATCGTCGGCCTGTGCACCGGCGCGTTCGTGCTGGCCGCCGCGGGCCTGCTGGACGGCCGGCCCGCGACGACACACTGGATGTACGCGCCGACGCTGGCCAAGCGCTATCCGTCCGTCCACGTCGACCCACGAGAACTCTTCGTGGACGACGGGGACGTACTCACCTCGGCCGGCACCGCGGCCGGAATCGATCTCTGTCTGCACATCGTGCGGACGGACCACGGCAACGAGGCGGCAGGGGCCCTGGCCCGGCGTCTCGTCGTGCCACCACGTCGATCGGGCGGCCAGGAGCGCTACCTCGATCGGTCTTTACCCGAGGAGATCGGCGCCGACCCGCTCGCCGAGGTCGTCGCCTGGGCGCTGGAGCACCTCCACGAGCAGTTCGACGTGGAGACGCTCGCGGCACGGGCGTACATGAGCCGTCGTACGTTCGACCGCCGGTTCCGCTCGCTCACCGGGAGCGCTCCCCTGCAGTGGCTGATCACTCAGCGCGTACTGCAGGCGCAGCGTCTCCTGGAGACGTCGGACTACTCGGTGGACGAGGTCGCGGGGCGGTGCGGCTTCCGTTCGCCGGTGGCGCTGCGCGGGCACTTCCGGCGGCAGCTGGGTTCGTCCCCGGCCGCCTACCGGGCGGCGTACCGGGCACGGCGGCCGCAGGGCGACAAGCCCGGTGACCACCACGACGGCCCGCACGGTGTGCCGGGGCCGTCCCCGATGGCGCCGGAGCACGCGCCGGTGCCGCTCCAGGCCCGACGCACGGCCGCGGCGAGCGCCCTGGCGCCGTCGGCGTCCCTCTCCACGGAGGGCGCCAAGCCGGAGCTGTACGCGACGGGCCGCCTGCCGGGCCAGCGCAGCGCGCCGTAG
- a CDS encoding universal stress protein: MAGHEFFDSADRKRRPVADHAAAEPLAAEEARPSCDPAFKHGVVVGFDGSTSSERALAYAIGMARRSGSGLIIVHVANRLPTTVWAGCEPPVFVDVPDHRTEVLGLELACADYLVEVPWILVERGGDICHELEEVGREYEADAIVVGSTHGIVGRIFGSVAGRLAKRAQRPVIVIP, encoded by the coding sequence ATGGCCGGTCACGAATTCTTCGACTCCGCGGACCGCAAGCGGCGGCCCGTCGCCGATCACGCGGCGGCAGAGCCCCTTGCGGCGGAAGAGGCACGCCCCTCCTGCGACCCCGCCTTCAAGCACGGCGTCGTCGTCGGCTTCGACGGTTCCACGTCCAGTGAGCGTGCCCTCGCGTACGCCATCGGCATGGCCCGCCGCTCCGGTTCGGGCCTGATCATCGTGCACGTCGCCAACCGGCTGCCCACGACCGTCTGGGCCGGCTGTGAGCCGCCCGTCTTCGTCGACGTCCCCGATCACCGCACCGAGGTCCTCGGACTGGAGCTCGCCTGCGCCGACTATCTCGTCGAAGTGCCCTGGATCCTCGTCGAGCGCGGTGGTGACATCTGCCACGAACTCGAAGAGGTGGGCCGGGAGTACGAGGCCGACGCGATCGTCGTCGGGTCGACGCACGGGATCGTCGGGCGGATCTTCGGGTCCGTCGCCGGGCGCCTCGCCAAGCGGGCGCAGCGGCCGGTCATCGTCATTCCCTGA
- the glmS gene encoding glutamine--fructose-6-phosphate transaminase (isomerizing) produces MCGIVGYIGKRDVAPLLLEGLQRLEYRGYDSAGIVVTSPKTAGLKMVKAKGRVRDLEAKVPARFKGTTGIAHTRWATHGAPSDVNAHPHMSADNKVAVVHNGIIDNASDLRKKLEADGVEFLSETDTEVLTHLIARSQATTLEEKVRQAVRIVEGTYGIAVMHADFNDRIVVARNGSPVVLGIGEKEMFVASDIAALVAHTRQIVTLDDGEMATLKADDFRTYTTEGTRTTAEPTTVEWEAASYDMGGHDTYMHKEIHEQADAVDRVLRGRIDDRFSTVHLGGLNLDAREARQIRRVKILGCGTSYHAGMIGAQMIEELARIPADAEPASEFRYRNAVVDPDTLYIAVSQSGETYDVLAAVQELKRKGARVLGVVNVVGSAIAREADGGIYVHAGPEVCVVSTKCFTNTTVAFALLALHLGRTRDLSVRDGKRIIAGLRKLPAQISEMLEQEEEIKKLAEQYAEARSMLFIGRVRGYPVAREASLKLKEVSYIHAEAYPASELKHGPLALIEPALPTVAIVPDDDLLEKNRAALEEIKARSGKILAVAHQEQEKADQTIVVPKNEDELDPILMGIPLQLLAYHTALSLGRDIDKPRNLAKSVTVE; encoded by the coding sequence ATGTGCGGGATTGTCGGTTACATCGGCAAGCGCGACGTGGCGCCGCTGCTCCTGGAGGGCCTGCAGCGCCTGGAGTACCGGGGCTACGACTCCGCGGGCATAGTCGTCACCTCGCCCAAGACGGCCGGCCTGAAGATGGTCAAGGCCAAGGGCCGGGTCCGGGACCTGGAGGCCAAGGTCCCCGCGCGCTTCAAGGGCACCACCGGCATCGCCCACACCCGCTGGGCGACCCACGGCGCCCCGTCCGACGTGAACGCCCACCCGCACATGTCGGCCGACAACAAGGTCGCCGTCGTCCACAACGGCATCATCGACAACGCCTCCGACCTGCGGAAGAAGCTCGAAGCGGACGGCGTCGAGTTCCTCTCCGAGACCGACACCGAGGTCCTCACCCACCTCATCGCCCGCTCCCAGGCCACCACCCTGGAGGAGAAGGTCCGCCAGGCGGTGCGCATCGTCGAGGGCACGTACGGCATCGCCGTCATGCACGCCGACTTCAACGACCGCATCGTCGTGGCCCGCAACGGCTCCCCGGTCGTCCTCGGCATCGGCGAGAAGGAGATGTTCGTCGCCTCGGACATAGCCGCTCTGGTCGCCCACACCCGCCAGATCGTCACCCTCGACGACGGCGAGATGGCCACCCTCAAGGCCGACGACTTCCGCACCTACACCACGGAGGGCACCCGCACCACGGCGGAGCCCACCACCGTGGAGTGGGAGGCCGCCTCGTACGACATGGGCGGCCACGACACCTACATGCACAAGGAGATCCACGAGCAGGCCGACGCCGTGGACCGCGTCCTGCGCGGCCGGATCGACGACCGCTTCTCCACCGTGCACCTCGGCGGCCTCAACCTGGACGCCCGCGAGGCGCGCCAGATCCGCCGCGTCAAGATCCTCGGCTGCGGCACCTCGTACCACGCGGGCATGATCGGCGCCCAGATGATCGAGGAGCTGGCCCGCATCCCCGCGGACGCCGAGCCGGCGTCGGAGTTCCGCTACCGCAACGCGGTCGTCGACCCCGACACCCTCTACATCGCCGTCTCCCAGTCCGGCGAGACCTACGACGTGCTGGCGGCCGTCCAGGAGCTGAAGCGCAAGGGCGCCCGTGTCCTCGGCGTGGTGAACGTCGTCGGCTCGGCGATCGCCCGCGAGGCGGACGGCGGCATCTACGTGCACGCGGGCCCCGAGGTCTGCGTCGTCTCCACCAAGTGCTTCACCAACACCACGGTCGCCTTCGCCCTGTTGGCGCTGCACCTGGGCCGCACCCGTGACCTCTCCGTCCGCGACGGCAAGCGGATCATCGCGGGCCTGCGCAAGCTCCCCGCCCAGATCTCCGAGATGCTGGAGCAGGAGGAGGAGATCAAGAAGCTGGCCGAGCAGTACGCCGAGGCCCGCTCGATGCTCTTCATCGGCCGCGTGCGGGGCTACCCGGTGGCCCGCGAGGCCTCCCTGAAGCTCAAGGAGGTCTCCTACATCCACGCGGAGGCCTACCCCGCCTCCGAGCTCAAGCACGGCCCGCTGGCCCTCATCGAGCCCGCCCTCCCGACGGTCGCCATCGTCCCCGACGACGACCTGCTGGAGAAGAACCGCGCCGCACTGGAGGAGATCAAGGCCCGCAGCGGCAAGATCCTCGCCGTCGCCCACCAGGAGCAGGAGAAGGCCGACCAGACGATCGTCGTCCCCAAGAACGAGGACGAGCTGGACCCGATCCTCATGGGCATCCCGCTCCAACTCCTCGCCTACCACACGGCCCTGTCCCTGGGCCGCGACATCGACAAGCCCAGGAACCTCGCCAAGTCGGTCACGGTCGAGTAG
- a CDS encoding IucA/IucC family protein → MTLSDAVAHLSPHRWARANRLLIRKALAEFAHERLITPEATADGRFEVRSDDGQTRYGFTAVRRALDHWQVDADSITRRRDGVDLPLAALDFFIELKRSLGLSDEILPVYLEEISSTLAGTCYKLTKPQTPVAELVDAGFQAIETGMTEGHPCFVANNGRLGFGVHEYLSYAPETANPVRLVWLAAHRSRAAFTAGVGIEYEAFLRDELGAETVARFRSVLTDLELDPADYLFIPVHPWQWWNKLSVTFAAEVAQQHLVCLGEGDDEYLAQQSIRTFFNSSAPGKHYVKTALSVLNMGFMRGLSAAYMEATPAINDWLAGLIDSDPVLKSTGLSIIRERAAVGYRHLEYEAATDKFSAYRKMLAALWRESPVSMLQEGESLATMASLVHVDHEGRGFAAALIERSGLTPTDWLRRYLKAYFTPLLHSFYAYDLVFMPHGENVILVLKDGVVERAIYKDIAEEIAVMDPDAVLPPTVERLRVDVPEDKKLLSLFTDVFDCFFRFLAANLAEEGVLDEEDFWRTVAETVRDYQHAMPELADKFAQYDMFAPEFALSCLNRLQLRNNKQMVDLADPAGALQLVGNLKNPIAGL, encoded by the coding sequence ATGACCCTGTCCGACGCCGTAGCGCATCTGTCCCCCCACCGCTGGGCACGGGCCAACCGCCTGCTCATCCGCAAGGCCCTCGCCGAGTTCGCCCACGAGCGGCTCATCACGCCGGAGGCCACCGCCGACGGCCGCTTCGAGGTCCGCAGCGACGACGGTCAGACCCGCTACGGGTTCACCGCCGTCCGGCGTGCCCTCGACCACTGGCAGGTCGACGCCGACTCGATCACCCGTCGCCGGGACGGCGTCGACCTCCCCCTCGCCGCGCTGGACTTCTTCATCGAGCTGAAGCGGTCCCTGGGCCTGAGCGACGAGATCCTCCCGGTCTACCTGGAGGAGATCTCCTCCACCCTCGCCGGCACCTGCTACAAGCTCACCAAGCCGCAGACGCCCGTAGCCGAGCTGGTGGACGCCGGCTTCCAGGCCATCGAGACCGGGATGACCGAGGGCCACCCCTGCTTCGTCGCCAACAACGGCCGCCTCGGCTTCGGCGTCCACGAGTACCTGTCCTACGCTCCCGAGACGGCGAACCCGGTCCGCCTGGTCTGGCTGGCCGCGCACCGCTCCCGGGCGGCGTTCACGGCGGGCGTGGGCATCGAGTACGAGGCCTTCCTGCGGGACGAACTGGGCGCGGAGACGGTCGCCCGCTTCCGCTCGGTCCTCACCGACCTCGAACTGGACCCCGCCGACTACCTCTTCATCCCGGTCCACCCCTGGCAGTGGTGGAACAAGCTCTCCGTCACCTTCGCCGCCGAGGTGGCCCAGCAGCACCTGGTCTGCCTCGGCGAGGGTGACGACGAATACCTGGCCCAGCAGTCGATCCGGACGTTCTTCAACAGCTCCGCCCCCGGGAAGCACTACGTCAAGACGGCCCTGTCCGTCCTCAACATGGGCTTCATGCGCGGCCTGTCGGCGGCGTACATGGAGGCGACGCCGGCGATCAACGACTGGCTGGCCGGGCTCATCGACAGCGACCCGGTCCTGAAGTCCACGGGTCTGTCGATCATCCGGGAGCGCGCGGCCGTCGGCTACCGGCACCTGGAGTACGAGGCCGCCACCGACAAGTTCTCCGCGTACCGCAAGATGCTGGCCGCGCTGTGGCGCGAGAGCCCGGTGTCCATGCTCCAGGAGGGCGAGTCCCTGGCGACGATGGCCTCCCTGGTCCATGTCGACCACGAGGGCAGGGGCTTCGCGGCGGCACTGATCGAGCGCTCGGGGCTGACCCCGACCGACTGGCTGCGCCGCTATCTGAAGGCGTACTTCACCCCGCTCCTGCACAGCTTCTACGCCTACGACCTCGTGTTCATGCCGCACGGAGAGAACGTGATCCTGGTCCTGAAGGACGGCGTGGTCGAGCGGGCGATCTACAAGGACATCGCCGAGGAGATCGCGGTCATGGACCCGGACGCGGTGCTCCCACCGACGGTCGAACGCCTCCGCGTCGACGTCCCCGAGGACAAGAAGCTCCTGTCCCTCTTCACGGACGTCTTCGACTGCTTCTTCCGCTTCCTGGCCGCGAACCTCGCCGAGGAGGGCGTCCTGGACGAGGAGGACTTCTGGCGCACGGTCGCCGAGACCGTCCGCGACTACCAGCACGCGATGCCCGAACTCGCCGACAAGTTCGCCCAGTACGACATGTTCGCCCCCGAGTTCGCCCTGTCCTGCCTCAACCGCCTCCAACTCCGCAACAACAAGCAGATGGTCGACCTCGCGGACCCGGCGGGCGCACTCCAACTGGTCGGCAACCTGAAGAACCCCATAGCGGGCCTGTAA
- a CDS encoding DUF4429 domain-containing protein, translated as MAEILQRDGTWTFDGDTLRLTPGRDKSVSLLRKTLGELAVPLGALAGISFEQGRKSGRLRLRLRDGSDPLLQATGGRLTDTDDPYQLSVDADRYGVAEYFVDEIRNALLLDEVPTDAVDTYLLTGPAVPLSVSAGDGTASFDGDRVRLEWNWKTEDAKAAAGARTLSLTDIAAVEWHPSVGLENGHLRFTVRNAPTKAPPKYDPNSVELWGFKKDPLMALVAAAVQARLPHPAAAAPQELTPPPSPRDRAAPEEDHDALLRRLRELGDLHRSGVLTDEEFTLAKQAVLKRL; from the coding sequence ATGGCGGAAATCCTCCAACGGGACGGCACGTGGACCTTCGACGGCGACACCCTGCGGCTGACCCCGGGCCGCGACAAGAGCGTGAGCCTGCTCCGCAAGACCCTGGGTGAACTCGCCGTCCCGCTGGGCGCGTTGGCGGGCATCTCCTTCGAGCAGGGCAGGAAGTCGGGACGGCTGCGGCTCCGGCTGCGCGACGGCTCCGACCCCCTCCTCCAGGCGACCGGCGGCCGGCTCACCGACACCGACGACCCGTACCAGCTGAGCGTCGACGCCGACCGGTACGGCGTCGCCGAGTACTTCGTGGACGAGATCCGCAACGCGCTGCTCCTGGACGAGGTGCCGACCGACGCGGTGGACACCTATCTCCTCACCGGTCCGGCCGTCCCGCTCTCCGTCTCCGCCGGGGACGGCACCGCGAGCTTCGACGGCGACCGCGTACGGCTGGAGTGGAACTGGAAGACCGAGGACGCGAAGGCCGCGGCCGGAGCGCGGACACTGTCACTGACGGACATAGCGGCCGTCGAGTGGCATCCCTCGGTCGGCCTGGAGAACGGCCACCTCCGCTTCACCGTGCGGAACGCGCCGACCAAGGCCCCGCCCAAGTACGACCCCAACTCCGTCGAGCTGTGGGGCTTCAAGAAGGACCCGCTGATGGCCCTGGTCGCGGCGGCCGTTCAGGCGCGGCTGCCGCATCCGGCGGCCGCGGCGCCGCAAGAGCTCACTCCGCCCCCGTCGCCCCGGGACCGGGCCGCCCCCGAGGAGGACCACGACGCCCTGCTGCGCCGCCTGCGCGAACTGGGCGACCTGCACCGGTCCGGAGTGCTCACGGACGAGGAGTTCACGTTGGCCAAGCAGGCGGTCCTCAAACGCCTCTGA
- a CDS encoding beta-N-acetylhexosaminidase, with protein MRSHHGSTRLLGSLLLVVAAGIFAVGATPVSENAPADASADAATVPLGRVIPAPASVRADGEPYRLTSGTRIVVDGGPEAHRVGEYLAGILRPSTGYRLPVTERQEAGIRLRLAPGETGLGQEGYRLRSGRLGVTLTARAPAGLFHAVQTLRQLLPAAVEKDSVQPGPWLVAGGTIEDTPRYGWRGAMLDVSRHFFTVGQVKRYIDQLALYKFNKLHLHLSDDQGWRIAIDSWPRLASYGGSTQVGGGPGGHYSKADYQEIVRYAASRHLEVVPEIDMPGHTNAALASYAELNCDGVAPPLYTGTEVGFSSLCVDKDVTYDFVDDVVRELAALTPGRYLHIGGDEAHSTSHEDYAKFMDRVQPVVERYGKTVVGWHQLTGAAPARGALAQYWGLDSTGAEEKERVAAAARNGTGIVLSPADRIYLDMKYDKDTPLGLDWAGYVDVRRAYDWDPGAYLAGVPAGAVRGVEAPLWSETIVTSEDVEYMAFPRVVGVAELGWSPVGALDWEGYRVRLGAQGARWDALGVGYFRAPGVPWGAR; from the coding sequence GTGAGATCGCACCACGGATCGACCCGCCTTCTCGGCTCGCTGCTGCTGGTGGTGGCGGCCGGGATCTTCGCCGTGGGAGCCACGCCCGTGTCCGAGAACGCCCCTGCCGACGCCTCTGCCGACGCCGCCACCGTCCCGCTGGGGCGGGTGATCCCGGCCCCCGCCTCGGTCCGGGCCGACGGAGAGCCGTACCGGCTGACGAGCGGTACGCGCATCGTCGTGGACGGCGGCCCCGAGGCTCACCGGGTGGGGGAGTACCTCGCCGGGATCCTGCGGCCCTCGACGGGATACCGGCTGCCGGTGACCGAACGCCAGGAGGCCGGAATCCGCCTCCGGTTGGCCCCCGGGGAGACGGGTCTCGGCCAGGAGGGGTATCGGCTGCGGAGCGGACGCTTGGGCGTCACCCTCACCGCCCGCGCGCCCGCCGGGCTCTTCCACGCCGTCCAGACCCTGCGCCAACTGCTGCCCGCCGCCGTCGAGAAGGACTCCGTGCAGCCGGGCCCCTGGCTGGTCGCGGGCGGCACGATCGAGGACACCCCGCGCTACGGCTGGCGCGGCGCGATGCTGGACGTCTCCCGCCACTTCTTCACCGTCGGCCAGGTGAAGCGCTACATCGACCAGTTGGCGCTCTACAAGTTCAACAAGCTGCATCTGCACCTCTCCGACGACCAGGGCTGGCGCATCGCGATCGACTCCTGGCCGCGCCTCGCCTCGTACGGCGGCTCCACGCAGGTCGGCGGCGGCCCCGGCGGCCACTACAGCAAGGCCGACTACCAGGAGATCGTCCGGTACGCGGCCTCGCGTCACCTGGAGGTCGTCCCCGAGATCGACATGCCGGGTCACACCAACGCGGCGCTCGCCTCCTACGCCGAGCTGAACTGCGACGGTGTCGCGCCCCCGCTCTACACCGGCACCGAGGTCGGATTCAGCTCCCTGTGCGTCGACAAGGACGTGACGTACGACTTCGTGGACGACGTCGTACGGGAGCTGGCCGCGCTCACGCCGGGGCGGTACCTCCACATCGGCGGCGACGAGGCGCACTCCACCAGCCACGAGGACTACGCGAAGTTCATGGACCGGGTGCAGCCGGTCGTCGAGCGGTACGGCAAGACCGTGGTCGGCTGGCACCAGCTGACCGGGGCCGCGCCGGCGCGGGGTGCTCTCGCGCAGTACTGGGGGCTGGACAGCACGGGTGCGGAGGAGAAGGAGCGGGTGGCCGCCGCCGCGCGCAACGGGACGGGGATCGTGCTGTCGCCCGCCGACCGGATCTACCTCGACATGAAGTACGACAAGGACACGCCGCTGGGGCTGGACTGGGCCGGGTACGTGGATGTGCGGCGGGCGTACGACTGGGATCCGGGGGCCTATCTGGCGGGGGTGCCGGCGGGGGCTGTCCGGGGGGTCGAGGCGCCGTTGTGGAGCGAGACGATCGTGACCTCGGAGGATGTTGAGTACATGGCGTTCCCGAGGGTGGTGGGGGTTGCCGAGTTGGGGTGGTCGCCGGTGGGTGCGCTCGACTGGGAGGGGTATCGGGTGCGGTTGGGTGCGCAGGGGGCGCGGTGGGATGCGTTGGGGGTTGGGTACTTTCGGGCGCCGGGGGTGCCGTGGGGTGCGCGGTAG
- a CDS encoding GntR family transcriptional regulator — protein MVDIPKGYGPDDELDPEAADPLYLQLAAVLISRIGNGTYALGRAVPGVDRLMQEFGIARGTARKTLVLLAEMGYVRTVVGKGSFVIERAVAESADDAESAG, from the coding sequence ATGGTGGACATCCCCAAGGGCTACGGCCCGGACGACGAGCTGGATCCGGAAGCGGCCGACCCGCTGTACCTGCAGCTCGCGGCAGTGCTCATCTCCCGGATCGGCAACGGCACCTACGCACTGGGCCGCGCGGTGCCCGGCGTCGACCGGCTGATGCAGGAGTTCGGGATCGCCCGCGGAACGGCCCGCAAGACCTTGGTGCTGCTGGCCGAGATGGGTTACGTACGGACGGTCGTCGGCAAGGGCTCGTTCGTCATCGAGCGCGCGGTCGCCGAGTCAGCCGACGACGCCGAATCCGCCGGTTGA
- a CDS encoding serine/threonine protein kinase yields MEQLGGGESAGGHPLLNVDRVEEPLGAYLARIGDVFRVFGKQDSGCVAYGVRLPDRGERWFVKTAIAAVGRRSLERAWGFHRAVRHPVIVPQVHRIALRDGTAVVMPWRDGEVLYDPAERGRGDRTSPGSPMARFRSLPVDRIEAAFADVLNAHLAVEAAGYVAVDLYDGALLYDFAAAKMRLVDLDEYRPGPFVLDAERLPGSTRFMAPEEFERGATIDSRTTVHALGRTARLLLDAGDEESAWRGTAAQLAVLERATHPDPAQRFAGVREFRGAWLRS; encoded by the coding sequence ATGGAGCAGCTCGGTGGTGGGGAAAGCGCGGGCGGTCATCCGCTGTTGAACGTCGACCGGGTCGAGGAGCCCCTGGGGGCGTACCTGGCCCGGATCGGCGACGTCTTCCGGGTGTTCGGCAAACAGGACTCGGGGTGCGTGGCCTACGGTGTGCGGCTGCCGGACCGCGGCGAGCGGTGGTTCGTGAAGACGGCGATCGCTGCCGTGGGCCGACGGTCGCTGGAGCGGGCGTGGGGCTTCCACCGGGCCGTGCGGCACCCGGTGATCGTCCCGCAGGTGCATCGGATCGCCCTGCGGGACGGGACGGCCGTGGTCATGCCCTGGCGGGACGGCGAGGTGCTGTACGACCCGGCGGAGCGCGGCCGAGGGGACCGTACGAGCCCCGGCAGCCCGATGGCACGCTTCCGCTCCCTGCCCGTCGACCGGATCGAGGCGGCCTTCGCTGACGTCCTGAACGCCCATCTCGCTGTCGAGGCCGCCGGGTACGTCGCCGTGGACCTCTACGACGGGGCCCTGCTGTACGACTTCGCGGCGGCGAAGATGCGTCTGGTCGACCTCGACGAGTACCGTCCCGGCCCCTTCGTGCTGGACGCCGAGCGGTTGCCGGGCTCCACGCGCTTCATGGCGCCGGAGGAGTTCGAACGCGGTGCGACCATCGACTCCCGCACCACGGTCCACGCGCTGGGCCGCACCGCACGGCTGCTGCTCGACGCGGGCGACGAGGAGAGCGCCTGGCGGGGTACGGCGGCCCAACTGGCGGTCCTGGAGCGGGCCACGCACCCCGACCCGGCTCAACGCTTCGCCGGCGTGAGGGAGTTCAGGGGAGCGTGGCTGCGTAGCTGA